The Flexivirga oryzae genome has a segment encoding these proteins:
- a CDS encoding NCS1 family nucleobase:cation symporter-1, whose product MTTQSASAAREGQVENADGRVELVDRGALDDPALANSDLVPVPVAQRNWHTYNYTALWVGMSHNIPSWLLASGLVAAGMSWQQAVFIILLANVIVLVPILLNGHGGTKYGIPFPVLARSSFGIFGANLPALIRALAATCWFGVQTWIGGEGIFLLAGKMFGSGWANAGHIGDFAWTQWLSFFVFWLIEIAIIVRGIDTLKHFENWAAPVVLAAAIALLIYMWIKAGGVGDILSQPGTLHGHAFWKAFGPALMGMIGFWATLSLNISDFTRFGGSQKQQALGQTYGLPTTMTLFALLSVFVTSASEKVYGEVIWDPIQLAARIDNWVGTLLALATVMIATLAVNIAANLVSPSYDFANAVPKHINFRRGALITCVLSVLIMPWELVSNPSIYIFTWLNFVGAILGPVAGILLADYWFVRRRQLVVRDLYTRGRGLYWYRGGWNWIAVLSFVVAAILAGGGSYSGVDAKGNKTGPFPVDGMIPFLKPLADYGWIIGLVAGAVIHTVLMKLVKAPVSYDDSADTAEEDKGVTV is encoded by the coding sequence ATGACAACCCAGTCCGCTTCAGCTGCCCGCGAGGGTCAGGTCGAGAATGCCGACGGGCGGGTCGAGTTGGTGGACCGCGGTGCTCTCGACGACCCGGCGCTCGCCAACTCGGACCTGGTGCCCGTGCCGGTGGCACAACGCAACTGGCACACCTACAACTACACGGCCCTCTGGGTCGGGATGAGCCACAACATCCCGTCGTGGTTGCTGGCCTCCGGACTGGTTGCGGCCGGAATGTCCTGGCAACAGGCGGTTTTCATCATCCTGTTGGCGAACGTCATCGTGCTCGTCCCCATCCTGCTGAACGGTCACGGCGGGACGAAGTACGGCATACCCTTCCCGGTGCTGGCGCGCTCCTCGTTCGGGATCTTCGGCGCCAACCTGCCGGCGCTGATCCGTGCGCTCGCCGCAACCTGCTGGTTCGGCGTGCAGACCTGGATCGGTGGCGAGGGGATCTTCCTGCTGGCCGGCAAGATGTTCGGCAGCGGGTGGGCGAACGCGGGGCACATCGGCGACTTCGCGTGGACGCAGTGGCTCAGCTTCTTCGTCTTCTGGCTGATCGAGATCGCCATCATCGTCCGCGGCATCGACACGCTCAAGCACTTCGAGAACTGGGCCGCACCCGTCGTCCTGGCCGCGGCGATCGCGCTGCTGATCTACATGTGGATCAAGGCCGGCGGCGTCGGCGACATACTCTCCCAGCCGGGCACCCTGCACGGGCACGCGTTCTGGAAGGCGTTCGGCCCGGCCCTGATGGGGATGATCGGCTTCTGGGCCACACTGTCGCTCAACATCTCCGACTTCACCAGGTTCGGCGGATCCCAGAAACAGCAGGCACTCGGCCAGACCTACGGCCTGCCGACCACGATGACGCTCTTCGCGCTGCTGTCGGTGTTCGTCACGTCCGCCTCGGAGAAGGTCTACGGGGAGGTCATCTGGGACCCGATCCAGCTCGCCGCCCGCATCGACAACTGGGTCGGCACGCTGCTCGCGCTCGCAACCGTGATGATCGCGACCCTCGCGGTGAACATCGCCGCCAACCTGGTCAGCCCGTCCTACGACTTCGCCAACGCGGTCCCGAAGCACATCAACTTCCGTCGCGGGGCACTGATCACCTGCGTGCTGTCTGTGCTGATCATGCCGTGGGAGCTTGTCTCCAACCCCAGCATCTACATCTTCACCTGGCTGAACTTCGTCGGCGCGATCCTCGGTCCGGTCGCAGGCATCCTGCTGGCTGACTACTGGTTCGTCCGGCGCCGGCAGCTGGTGGTGCGTGACCTCTACACCCGCGGCCGGGGCCTGTACTGGTACCGCGGCGGCTGGAACTGGATCGCCGTCCTGTCGTTCGTGGTCGCCGCGATCCTGGCCGGTGGCGGGTCCTACTCCGGGGTCGACGCCAAAGGGAACAAGACCGGGCCGTTCCCTGTCGACGGAATGATCCCTTTCCTCAAGCCGCTGGCGGACTACGGTTGGATCATCGGCCTCGTCGCCGGTGCCGTCATACACACCGTGTTGATGAAGCTAGTGAAAGCACCTGTCTCGTATGACGATTCGGCTGACACAGCCGAAGAGGACAAAGGAGTCACAGTATGA
- a CDS encoding PucR family transcriptional regulator, whose protein sequence is MHAMTLAEVIELAASREGQPEVVYGHDHLSDPVRWCHVGEVPDIGTMLTGGEVVLTTGAMLLRDEDQIGYVERIARAGATAVFLGIGRAFDDIPRAMLQACREHDLPFVVMWRPVAFVTISEQVQTTILAHITSRSAVSENVRDMLHRLTIESAPMQALVDELASLAECPVVVENTARQVQFAAGEEGLREVLRDWSRLSQYVSHFAGEGDVHTTPDGIFAAPLVERGRPWGSLILFAHGEPAERSEVIAQRGAEALNLHKLVSRSGQDWQREAQEVLLADLLGGHGGTDVLELRARASGFPIRHCRLTALVVRLGRAERDCAMLLERSRSVAGRQGIGVLVGPVEQGMVRMLVSSGQQDDPIRTVDDFVRQLASESEGRILLAAAGPAVEGLRGLAASFGRARQTLDAAIRLGRQDSSVVRLADLRLPGLVEVLATNHDVQDFVDRELGPLLDSPELIDLLESFIANGLNKSSTAQAHHLSRPAVYRRLDQITERLGIDLDDVREVAGLYVALLALRARGQ, encoded by the coding sequence ATGCACGCGATGACGCTCGCGGAGGTGATCGAGCTCGCCGCGAGCCGTGAGGGCCAGCCGGAGGTGGTGTACGGGCACGACCACCTGTCGGACCCGGTGCGGTGGTGTCACGTGGGGGAGGTCCCGGACATCGGCACCATGCTCACCGGCGGTGAGGTGGTGCTCACGACCGGCGCGATGTTGCTGCGGGACGAGGATCAGATCGGGTATGTCGAGCGCATCGCGCGGGCGGGGGCGACCGCGGTATTCCTCGGGATCGGCCGCGCCTTCGACGACATACCGCGCGCCATGCTGCAGGCGTGCCGCGAGCACGACCTGCCGTTCGTGGTGATGTGGCGTCCGGTGGCATTCGTGACGATCAGCGAACAGGTCCAGACCACGATCCTGGCGCACATCACCAGCCGGTCAGCCGTCTCGGAGAACGTGCGGGACATGTTGCACCGCTTGACGATCGAGAGCGCACCGATGCAGGCACTGGTCGACGAGCTGGCCAGCCTGGCCGAGTGCCCGGTCGTCGTGGAGAACACTGCTCGGCAGGTGCAGTTCGCCGCGGGTGAGGAAGGTCTGCGGGAGGTGCTGCGGGACTGGTCCCGGTTGTCGCAGTACGTGTCACACTTCGCCGGAGAGGGTGACGTGCACACGACCCCGGACGGCATCTTCGCCGCACCGCTCGTCGAGCGCGGGCGGCCGTGGGGGTCACTGATCCTCTTCGCGCACGGTGAGCCCGCCGAGCGCTCGGAGGTGATCGCGCAGCGCGGGGCGGAGGCGCTCAACCTGCACAAGCTGGTGTCGCGCAGCGGCCAGGACTGGCAGCGCGAGGCCCAGGAGGTGTTGCTCGCGGACCTGCTGGGCGGGCACGGCGGCACCGACGTGCTCGAACTGCGGGCGCGGGCATCGGGTTTCCCGATCCGGCACTGCCGCCTCACGGCGCTGGTGGTGCGTCTCGGCAGGGCGGAACGCGACTGCGCCATGCTGCTGGAGCGGTCCCGCTCGGTCGCCGGTCGGCAGGGCATCGGTGTGCTGGTCGGACCGGTCGAGCAGGGCATGGTCCGGATGCTGGTGTCGAGTGGGCAGCAGGACGACCCGATCCGCACCGTCGACGACTTCGTCCGGCAGCTCGCGTCGGAGTCCGAGGGCCGGATCCTGCTGGCCGCCGCAGGGCCCGCGGTCGAGGGGCTGCGGGGACTCGCAGCGTCGTTCGGCCGGGCGCGCCAGACGTTGGATGCCGCGATCCGGCTGGGCCGGCAGGACTCCTCGGTGGTGCGGCTGGCGGACCTGCGGCTACCGGGGCTGGTCGAGGTGCTCGCGACCAACCACGACGTGCAGGACTTCGTCGACCGCGAGCTGGGCCCGCTGCTGGACAGCCCGGAGCTGATCGACCTGCTGGAGAGCTTCATCGCCAACGGCCTGAACAAGTCCTCGACCGCACAGGCGCATCACCTGTCCCGGCCCGCGGTCTACCGCAGGCTGGACCAGATCACCGAGCGGCTCGGCATCGACCTGGACGACGTGCGGGAGGTCGCCGGGCTGTATGTCGCGCTGCTCGCGTTGCGTGCCCGGGGCCAGTGA
- a CDS encoding nitrilase-related carbon-nitrogen hydrolase — protein sequence MTTVKAALFQTHWRGDKDKMLDAHEEVAHQAAQQGNQVICFQELFMGPFFAQVQDKAWYEYAEAIPDGPIVQRFSSIAKETGQVMILPIYEEVQPGVLFNAAAVIDADGRYLGKYRKTHIPQLHGFWEKFYFRPGANDGWPVFETAVGKVGVYICYDRHFPEGWRGLGLAGAEIVFNPSATSRGLSNHLWKLEQTAAAAANMYYVGALNRVGIEPLGDDDFYGTSYFADPRGAFVGDVASDQVEELLVRDLDLDAIREQRSTWAFYRDRRPDTYTAITER from the coding sequence ATGACCACTGTCAAAGCCGCTCTGTTCCAGACACACTGGCGCGGCGACAAGGACAAGATGCTCGATGCCCACGAGGAGGTGGCGCACCAGGCGGCCCAACAGGGCAACCAGGTCATCTGCTTCCAGGAGTTGTTCATGGGCCCGTTCTTCGCCCAGGTCCAGGACAAGGCGTGGTACGAGTACGCCGAGGCGATCCCGGACGGCCCGATCGTCCAGCGCTTCAGCTCGATCGCCAAGGAGACCGGCCAAGTGATGATCCTGCCGATCTACGAGGAGGTGCAGCCGGGCGTGCTGTTCAACGCCGCGGCGGTCATCGACGCCGACGGGCGCTACCTCGGCAAGTACCGCAAGACGCACATCCCGCAGCTGCACGGGTTCTGGGAGAAGTTCTACTTCCGCCCCGGCGCGAACGACGGCTGGCCGGTCTTCGAGACCGCGGTCGGCAAGGTGGGTGTCTACATCTGCTACGACCGGCATTTCCCGGAGGGCTGGCGCGGGCTCGGACTGGCCGGCGCCGAGATCGTCTTCAACCCCTCGGCCACCTCACGCGGACTGTCCAACCACCTGTGGAAGCTGGAGCAGACCGCCGCGGCCGCCGCCAACATGTACTACGTCGGTGCGCTCAACCGGGTCGGCATCGAACCGCTCGGCGACGACGACTTCTACGGCACCTCCTACTTCGCCGACCCGCGTGGTGCCTTCGTCGGCGACGTCGCCTCCGACCAGGTCGAGGAGTTGCTCGTCCGCGACCTGGACCTGGACGCGATCCGCGAGCAGCGCTCCACCTGGGCGTTCTACCGCGACCGCCGGCCGGACACCTACACGGCGATCACCGAGCGTTAG
- a CDS encoding helix-turn-helix transcriptional regulator — translation MGVPGVELADWPFLARTEELGLLCGHVLAGGESGAPAAVVFGQPGVGKSRMLREVADVARRQDIPVLLTIATKATRATPYGALAPVVSGSAAAHDSLTAWYSAVVEAIHPAGSAVPLLVVDDAHQLDAGSAALLLHLALSGAARLLLGVRRGEVTPDPVTTLWKDEIAIRVDLQPFSSAEIGRLIEAGLGGEVSASTRAALARQSQGNALFARELVRAAVAAGSLSCADGVWRWDGSVVLAPRLVDAVGERIGHLAADDRASLALLALGEPLRSEVAEDLLGTEPLARLEGTGLARLDDAGDWRLDHPLYGDVVLAGLRRGERRRLVRQLVDALADRPSTAPLDVVRIARWRLEVGAEPDPGLLTEAAVLANASFDTALGEQLARAAVERGGPPRASVALANACNSRNRFAEAEGALADAEERILAHHDIELHQRYVDRRHQALYMGLRRRDETLAMLDRFVAAHDAAPAEHRAVAQHLAASYRAEVLLDEGRLADVLELVDPILNDASVTPLVALHAAEIVGEVLARQGRTTTSRGTHRRLRELAASGGPDARRAAATSILQECMCLTLEGWADRAITVVEPISAAMAQEPDPHVRALVALVVGGTQLPRGRFVAARRALLDAVAGFAVRDSGHAGAWASTMLARAHIVLGELDAARLALDRADHLQRGRLSSRMLADHLLAHAELTAAAGDSTGASRSLLDGADSLGELPVDRAKVLHSAACLGAPLRRVRDELAPLTAVESPFPTLLLEHVEGLLSRDPDRLSAVSRTFAAQGLTPLAARAASDAAAAHRDKGHNTLARQELTREGLLLARCDGAHLPSVAPGAELPQLSRRESEVAGLAARGLSNADIANQLTLSVRTVESHLYQVFAKLGVAHRRELAELLGGTSVVDH, via the coding sequence ATGGGAGTTCCAGGGGTTGAACTCGCCGACTGGCCGTTCCTCGCACGGACCGAGGAGCTCGGCCTGTTGTGCGGTCATGTCCTCGCAGGCGGCGAATCGGGCGCACCGGCTGCGGTCGTGTTCGGGCAGCCCGGCGTGGGCAAGTCGCGCATGCTGCGCGAAGTGGCGGATGTCGCTCGGCGACAAGACATCCCGGTGCTCCTCACCATCGCCACCAAGGCGACCCGTGCGACGCCGTACGGCGCTCTGGCACCCGTCGTGAGCGGCTCTGCCGCCGCTCACGACAGCCTCACCGCCTGGTACTCCGCGGTCGTCGAGGCGATCCACCCCGCGGGATCGGCCGTGCCGTTGCTGGTCGTGGACGATGCGCACCAGCTCGACGCCGGCAGCGCCGCCCTGCTGTTGCACCTGGCTCTCTCCGGCGCGGCCCGCCTGCTGCTGGGGGTGCGGCGGGGTGAGGTCACACCGGATCCGGTCACCACGCTGTGGAAGGACGAGATCGCGATCCGGGTTGATCTGCAACCGTTCTCGTCCGCCGAGATCGGTCGGCTCATCGAGGCCGGGCTCGGCGGTGAGGTGTCCGCGTCGACCCGGGCGGCGTTGGCTCGGCAGAGCCAGGGCAACGCGTTGTTCGCGCGGGAGCTGGTGCGGGCCGCGGTCGCGGCGGGCTCGCTGAGTTGCGCCGACGGGGTATGGCGCTGGGACGGTTCCGTCGTCCTGGCACCGCGGCTGGTCGACGCGGTCGGCGAGCGCATCGGCCACCTGGCTGCCGACGACCGGGCATCGCTCGCGCTGTTGGCGCTCGGTGAACCGCTGCGCAGCGAGGTCGCCGAGGACCTGCTCGGCACCGAACCGCTGGCTCGGCTCGAGGGAACGGGGCTGGCACGGCTCGACGATGCCGGGGACTGGCGGTTGGACCACCCCTTGTACGGCGACGTCGTCCTCGCCGGTCTGCGGCGCGGCGAGCGGCGCCGTCTCGTGCGACAGCTGGTGGACGCGTTGGCGGACCGGCCGTCCACCGCACCGCTCGACGTCGTCCGGATCGCCAGGTGGCGCCTCGAAGTGGGCGCGGAGCCCGACCCGGGGCTGCTGACCGAGGCGGCCGTTCTCGCGAACGCGTCCTTCGACACGGCCCTGGGCGAGCAACTCGCGCGAGCCGCCGTCGAACGCGGTGGACCGCCGCGCGCGTCGGTCGCGCTGGCGAACGCCTGCAACAGTCGCAACCGTTTCGCCGAGGCGGAGGGCGCGCTGGCGGACGCCGAGGAGCGGATCCTCGCCCACCACGACATCGAGCTGCATCAGCGTTACGTCGATCGCCGCCATCAGGCGCTCTACATGGGCCTGCGCCGGAGGGACGAGACCTTGGCGATGCTCGACCGCTTCGTGGCGGCACATGACGCGGCCCCTGCGGAGCACCGCGCCGTCGCGCAGCATCTCGCCGCGTCGTACCGCGCCGAGGTGTTGCTCGACGAGGGACGGCTCGCGGACGTGCTCGAGTTGGTGGATCCGATCCTCAACGACGCCTCCGTGACGCCGTTGGTCGCACTGCACGCGGCCGAGATCGTCGGCGAGGTCCTGGCCCGGCAGGGGCGTACCACCACGTCCCGCGGCACCCACCGAAGGTTGCGGGAGCTGGCGGCGAGCGGAGGTCCGGACGCCCGCCGCGCCGCCGCGACGTCGATCCTGCAGGAGTGCATGTGCCTCACCCTCGAAGGGTGGGCCGATCGCGCCATTACGGTCGTGGAGCCGATCAGCGCCGCGATGGCCCAGGAGCCCGACCCGCACGTGCGGGCACTGGTGGCTCTGGTCGTCGGCGGAACGCAGCTGCCGCGGGGCAGGTTCGTCGCGGCCCGCCGCGCGCTCCTCGACGCGGTCGCCGGTTTCGCCGTACGCGACAGCGGCCACGCGGGTGCGTGGGCCTCGACGATGCTCGCGCGTGCGCACATCGTGCTGGGCGAGTTGGATGCGGCCCGGCTGGCCCTCGACCGGGCCGACCACCTGCAGCGGGGTCGTCTCTCCTCCCGCATGCTGGCCGACCACCTGCTCGCGCACGCCGAGTTGACGGCTGCCGCCGGCGACAGCACCGGGGCCTCCCGAAGCCTCCTGGACGGCGCCGACTCGCTCGGCGAGTTGCCCGTGGACCGGGCGAAAGTGCTGCACTCGGCGGCCTGTCTCGGCGCTCCGCTGCGTCGCGTACGAGACGAGTTGGCGCCCCTCACCGCGGTCGAATCCCCTTTTCCGACACTGCTGCTCGAACATGTCGAGGGCCTGCTGAGCCGTGACCCGGACCGACTCTCCGCGGTGAGCCGAACGTTCGCGGCGCAGGGCCTGACGCCGCTGGCTGCGCGTGCCGCGTCCGATGCGGCGGCGGCGCATCGGGACAAGGGTCACAACACCCTGGCCCGGCAGGAGCTGACCCGCGAAGGACTGCTGCTGGCCCGCTGCGACGGGGCACACCTGCCCTCCGTGGCACCGGGGGCCGAGCTGCCGCAGCTGAGTCGTCGCGAGAGCGAGGTCGCCGGGCTCGCCGCCCGTGGACTGAGCAACGCCGACATCGCGAACCAGCTGACGCTGTCCGTGCGCACCGTGGAGTCCCACCTCTACCAGGTCTTCGCCAAACTCGGTGTGGCACATCGCCGTGAGCTCGCCGAGCTGCTCGGTGGGACCTCAGTGGTCGACCACTGA
- a CDS encoding TA system VapC family ribonuclease toxin: MLLDVNVLLALTWDQHVHHRIAHERFAELDTWSTSPVTEAGLLRLLLTEPVVGRKVSGTEALGQLSAMRSVPGWHFIADDVSLAEPLVDTRVLMGRRQVTDLQLVNLAAANNTTLATFDAAFRASLVPDDQHWVTVWSG; encoded by the coding sequence GTGCTTCTTGACGTCAACGTGCTGCTCGCCCTGACCTGGGATCAGCATGTCCACCATCGGATCGCCCATGAGCGATTCGCCGAGCTCGACACGTGGAGCACCTCACCGGTCACCGAGGCGGGTCTGCTGCGGCTGCTGCTGACCGAGCCGGTCGTCGGGCGGAAGGTGAGCGGCACCGAGGCGCTCGGGCAACTGAGCGCCATGCGTTCTGTCCCCGGTTGGCATTTCATTGCGGACGACGTCTCGCTCGCCGAACCGCTGGTCGACACACGTGTGCTGATGGGACGTCGCCAGGTGACCGACCTCCAACTCGTGAACCTCGCCGCGGCGAACAACACGACGCTGGCCACCTTTGATGCCGCATTCCGGGCCTCTCTCGTGCCCGACGACCAGCACTGGGTGACCGTCTGGTCCGGATGA
- the ileS gene encoding isoleucine--tRNA ligase, whose product MTYPKVDLTAAEPHGVAPSADFPAIEKAVLKYWDADDTFRASVEQRDPGTNGDNEFVFYDGPPFANGLPHYGHLLTGYVKDLIPRYETMRGHRVERRFGWDTHGLPAELEAMKQLGLKTKDEILEMGVDKFNAAARASVLRYTDDWRDYVERMGRWVDFDNDYKTLNPDFMESVIWVFKQLYDKGLIYEGFRVLPYCWNDETPLSNHELRMDEDVYQMRQDPAVTVGFRCTSSKLDVLKDAYLLTWTTTPWTLPSNLAVMVGPDIDYVVVETDVPTGTPQRYVLAHARLAAYAKDLFGDAKADPEPYVVARLTGSDLLESVYAPPFTYFAGHDKAFRVVPADFVTTTDGTGLVHSAGAFGEDDMIVTEREGIAPVMPVGPDGRFTAPVGEYEGMLVFDANPHIIDDLKAATRAFSAGLDMGSASASPYSTSAEGTSAGAGGSVTPGTVLLRRETYEHSYPHCWRCRNPLIYKGVSSWFVSVTKFKDRMLAHNQEINWVPGNVKDGQFGKWLANARDWSITRNRFWGSPVPVWKSDDPAHPRIDVYGSFEELERDFGVEVDDLHRPGIDTLTRPNPDDPTGKSTMRRVEDVLDVWFDSGSMPYGQVHYPFENADWFEHHYPADFIVEYIGQTRGWFYTLHILATALFDRPAFKNVICHGIVLGSDGQKMSKSLGNYPDVSEVFDRDGADAMRWFLMSSPILRGGNLIVTEQGIRDGVRQVLLPLWSSWYFFSLYANAAEATIRSSSSAQPESDNDHAEGHWRTDSPNVMDRYVLAKTRDLVESVRMDLDEFNVAGACDAVQGFLDVLTNWYIRRSRERFWSQDGVDADAQAAFDTLYTVLETVCRVAAPLLPFVSEQVWRGLTGGRSVHLTDWPDATDLPADERLVDAMDRARTVCSTTLSVRKAQQLRVRLPLAKLTVVVDDAAALGDFAALISDEVNVRDVELVDLAHASEADFGIQQKLTVNARAAGPRLGKDVQRAIKGSKSGDWSVGADGTVTSGGLALQEGEFTLESVVTGQSQEHQVPAMLPGGGFIVLDTEVTDELRAEGLARDIIRAVQQARRAAGLDVSDRIRLGVAGDDEAWQATVAHQELIMRETLAVQFGSAGAGHELPGATDADLGGGKHVSISVERVEPSVEGTPK is encoded by the coding sequence ATGACCTACCCGAAGGTCGACCTGACCGCCGCCGAACCACACGGAGTCGCACCCTCCGCGGACTTTCCCGCCATCGAGAAGGCGGTGCTGAAGTACTGGGACGCCGACGACACCTTCCGTGCGTCCGTCGAGCAGCGGGACCCGGGCACCAACGGCGACAACGAGTTCGTCTTCTACGACGGTCCGCCGTTCGCCAACGGCCTGCCGCACTACGGCCACCTGCTCACCGGCTACGTGAAGGACCTCATCCCGCGCTACGAGACGATGCGCGGTCACCGCGTCGAGCGCCGCTTCGGCTGGGACACCCACGGGCTGCCCGCCGAGCTCGAGGCGATGAAGCAGCTCGGGCTGAAGACCAAGGACGAGATCCTCGAGATGGGGGTCGACAAGTTCAACGCGGCGGCCCGCGCGTCGGTGCTGCGGTACACCGACGACTGGCGTGACTACGTCGAGCGGATGGGGCGCTGGGTCGACTTCGACAACGACTACAAGACGCTCAACCCCGACTTCATGGAGTCGGTGATCTGGGTCTTCAAACAGCTCTACGACAAGGGACTGATCTACGAGGGCTTCCGGGTGCTGCCCTACTGCTGGAACGACGAGACGCCGCTGTCCAACCACGAGCTGCGGATGGACGAGGACGTCTACCAGATGCGGCAGGACCCTGCCGTGACCGTCGGATTCCGTTGCACGAGCAGCAAACTCGACGTCCTGAAGGATGCCTACCTCCTCACCTGGACGACGACGCCGTGGACCCTCCCGTCCAACCTCGCGGTGATGGTCGGCCCGGACATCGACTACGTCGTGGTCGAGACCGACGTGCCGACCGGCACCCCCCAGCGCTACGTGCTGGCGCACGCGCGGCTGGCGGCATACGCCAAGGACCTGTTCGGTGACGCCAAGGCGGACCCCGAGCCGTATGTCGTCGCGCGGCTGACCGGCAGCGACCTGCTGGAGTCGGTGTACGCACCGCCGTTCACCTACTTCGCGGGCCACGACAAGGCGTTCCGCGTGGTGCCGGCCGACTTCGTGACGACCACGGACGGCACCGGCCTGGTGCACAGCGCCGGGGCGTTCGGTGAGGACGACATGATCGTCACCGAGCGCGAGGGGATCGCGCCGGTGATGCCGGTCGGGCCCGACGGTCGCTTCACCGCGCCCGTGGGCGAGTACGAAGGCATGCTCGTCTTCGACGCCAACCCGCACATCATCGACGACCTCAAAGCGGCGACCCGCGCGTTCTCCGCGGGTCTCGATATGGGCTCGGCTAGCGCCTCGCCCTACTCGACCAGCGCGGAGGGAACCTCGGCCGGCGCAGGCGGCTCTGTCACGCCTGGGACGGTGCTGCTGCGCCGCGAGACCTACGAGCACTCCTACCCGCACTGCTGGCGCTGCCGGAACCCGTTGATCTACAAGGGTGTCAGCTCCTGGTTCGTCAGCGTGACGAAGTTCAAGGACCGCATGCTCGCGCACAACCAGGAGATCAACTGGGTGCCCGGCAACGTCAAGGACGGTCAGTTCGGCAAGTGGCTGGCCAATGCCCGCGACTGGTCGATCACGCGCAACCGTTTCTGGGGCAGCCCGGTGCCGGTGTGGAAGTCGGACGACCCGGCACACCCGCGCATCGACGTCTACGGATCCTTCGAGGAACTGGAGCGCGACTTCGGTGTCGAGGTCGACGACCTGCACCGGCCGGGCATCGATACGTTGACCCGGCCCAACCCCGACGATCCGACGGGGAAGTCCACCATGCGCCGCGTCGAGGACGTGCTGGACGTGTGGTTCGACTCCGGTTCGATGCCGTACGGGCAGGTGCACTACCCGTTCGAGAACGCCGACTGGTTCGAGCACCACTATCCGGCGGACTTCATCGTCGAATACATCGGCCAGACCCGCGGCTGGTTCTACACGCTGCACATCCTGGCCACGGCGCTCTTCGACCGCCCAGCGTTCAAGAACGTCATCTGCCACGGCATCGTGCTCGGCAGCGACGGGCAGAAGATGTCCAAGTCGCTGGGCAACTACCCGGACGTGTCGGAGGTGTTCGACCGGGACGGCGCCGACGCCATGCGCTGGTTCCTGATGAGCAGCCCGATCCTGCGCGGCGGCAACCTCATCGTCACCGAGCAGGGCATCCGCGACGGTGTGCGGCAGGTGCTGCTGCCGTTGTGGAGCAGCTGGTACTTCTTCAGCCTTTACGCGAATGCCGCTGAGGCGACGATTCGTTCCTCATCGTCGGCTCAGCCTGAATCGGACAACGACCATGCAGAAGGGCATTGGCGCACCGACTCGCCCAATGTCATGGACCGCTACGTGCTGGCCAAGACCCGCGACCTGGTCGAGTCCGTGCGGATGGACCTGGACGAGTTCAACGTCGCCGGCGCGTGCGACGCGGTGCAGGGCTTCCTCGACGTGCTCACCAACTGGTACATCCGCCGGTCTCGCGAGCGCTTCTGGTCACAGGACGGTGTCGACGCCGACGCACAGGCAGCGTTCGACACGCTCTACACGGTGCTGGAGACGGTCTGCCGGGTGGCGGCGCCGTTGCTGCCCTTCGTCTCCGAGCAGGTATGGCGGGGGCTGACCGGTGGCCGCTCGGTCCACCTGACCGACTGGCCCGACGCGACCGACCTGCCTGCCGACGAGCGACTCGTCGACGCGATGGACCGTGCCCGGACGGTGTGCTCGACGACCCTGTCGGTGCGCAAGGCCCAGCAGTTGCGGGTGCGCCTGCCGCTGGCGAAGCTGACGGTCGTCGTGGACGACGCGGCGGCCCTCGGCGACTTCGCCGCGCTGATCTCCGACGAGGTCAACGTGCGCGACGTGGAGTTGGTGGATCTGGCGCACGCGAGCGAGGCCGACTTCGGCATACAACAGAAACTCACCGTCAACGCGCGGGCCGCCGGTCCGCGCCTCGGCAAGGACGTGCAGCGCGCCATCAAGGGCAGCAAGTCCGGGGACTGGTCGGTGGGCGCCGACGGCACCGTCACCAGCGGCGGATTGGCTTTGCAGGAGGGCGAATTCACCCTCGAGTCGGTGGTGACCGGCCAGTCGCAGGAGCACCAGGTCCCGGCAATGTTGCCCGGTGGCGGGTTCATCGTGCTGGACACCGAGGTCACCGACGAACTGCGCGCCGAAGGCCTCGCCCGCGACATCATCCGCGCCGTGCAGCAGGCCCGTCGTGCGGCCGGCCTGGACGTCAGCGACCGGATCCGGCTCGGCGTCGCCGGCGACGACGAGGCATGGCAGGCCACCGTTGCCCACCAGGAGCTGATCATGCGTGAGACGCTTGCCGTGCAGTTCGGCTCGGCGGGTGCCGGGCACGAGCTGCCGGGTGCCACCGACGCCGACCTGGGCGGTGGCAAGCACGTGTCGATCTCGGTCGAGCGGGTGGAGCCGTCAGTTGAGGGGACCCCGAAGTGA